A genomic stretch from Setaria italica strain Yugu1 chromosome VII, Setaria_italica_v2.0, whole genome shotgun sequence includes:
- the LOC106804422 gene encoding uncharacterized protein LOC106804422: protein MKAAFQMSNLGPLSFYLGIEVHQDDSDITLRKTTYTKRIIELGGLTDCNPCAEEVYATQYRCLVGSLRYLTHTRPDLAFSVGYISRFMQRPMMEHQQAVKRILRYVAGTLNYALH from the exons ATGAAGGCTGCCTTCCAAATGAGCAACCtggggcctctctccttctacctggggatcgaggtgcaccaggACGACTCCGACATCACACTTCGAAAGACCACCTACACCAAGCGCATCATTGAGCTGGGTGGGCTCACTGACTGCAACCCTTGTG CTGAGGAGGTGTATGCTACACAGTACCGATGccttgtggggagccttcgctaCCTCACCCACACACGACCGGACTTGGCATTCTCCGTCGGCTACATTAGTCGGTTCATGCAGCGACCGATGATGGAGCACCAGCAGGCTGTCAAGAGGATCCTCCGCTACGTCGCGGGGACACTCAACTACGCCCTCCACTAA